Proteins encoded by one window of Gemmatimonas sp. UBA7669:
- a CDS encoding glycogen-binding domain-containing protein has translation MPCALSAALASLAGGRALMAQSRTESPIAPSANIGSVTETASFSLLGVALLPDGSGSALSQRNDVWLGATQPIGRLGRVKFTALASGNASLRDAMSSHEATQGTLALRARARFGEQRVWGAVSFGHGSLDGAPGRLGGLPVVQASGGLDDRGADTTISRRVDVGRVGRAEAGLITRYAGVELAFGMSLERASRMTTQTITVDEPDQMAGLPNDAGRMVSSRTLRTVQRRDLATGIASMGFQTGATGWLVSVTAPVATWISRDALAPRPQAVPTVASVAVVQPVTGWLSLVGSAASNAATVGGTSLRDDLSDRPRRGFSPIVGIGVRISRLPWRDDHAGTPNGILSFEARTLGRVDAASLRGVTVAASTTGVDSASLESGTAAGEGAGDTLRVVLLVDAPRAESVELMGDATAWTVTQLKRHPSGRWRAELKLAPGTHRLMVRADGGQWMAPPGLPISNDDYGAPVGIVLVKSSRSLER, from the coding sequence GTGCCCTGCGCCCTTTCGGCGGCGCTGGCCTCGCTGGCGGGCGGGCGTGCGCTCATGGCGCAATCGCGGACCGAGTCGCCCATCGCGCCGTCGGCCAACATCGGCAGCGTCACGGAAACGGCCAGCTTCTCGCTCCTCGGCGTCGCCCTGCTGCCTGACGGCAGCGGCAGCGCCCTGTCGCAGCGCAACGACGTGTGGCTGGGCGCCACGCAGCCCATCGGGCGTCTCGGTCGAGTCAAGTTCACGGCCCTCGCCAGCGGCAATGCGAGCCTGCGCGATGCCATGAGCAGTCATGAGGCAACGCAGGGCACGCTGGCCTTGCGCGCGCGTGCACGGTTTGGCGAACAGCGGGTCTGGGGCGCGGTGTCCTTTGGCCATGGCTCGCTGGACGGCGCACCGGGGCGGCTTGGCGGTTTGCCGGTGGTACAGGCCTCGGGCGGCCTCGATGATCGCGGCGCCGACACCACCATTTCGCGGCGTGTGGACGTGGGTCGCGTTGGGCGGGCGGAGGCGGGGCTCATCACGCGCTACGCCGGTGTCGAACTGGCCTTCGGCATGTCGCTCGAGCGCGCCAGTCGCATGACCACGCAGACCATCACGGTGGACGAGCCTGATCAGATGGCGGGCTTGCCGAACGATGCGGGACGCATGGTGAGCAGTCGCACTTTGCGCACCGTGCAGCGGCGCGATCTGGCCACGGGCATTGCCTCGATGGGCTTCCAGACCGGTGCCACGGGCTGGCTGGTGTCGGTGACGGCGCCGGTGGCGACCTGGATCAGTCGCGACGCGCTCGCGCCGCGTCCCCAGGCGGTGCCCACAGTGGCCTCGGTGGCCGTGGTGCAGCCGGTGACGGGTTGGCTGTCGCTGGTGGGGTCGGCGGCGTCCAATGCGGCCACGGTGGGCGGCACGTCGCTGCGCGATGACCTCAGTGACCGACCGCGTCGCGGTTTCTCGCCCATTGTGGGCATCGGTGTGCGCATTTCGCGTCTGCCTTGGCGGGACGATCATGCGGGCACGCCCAACGGCATTTTGTCCTTCGAGGCCCGCACCCTCGGCCGCGTGGATGCCGCCAGTCTGCGTGGCGTCACCGTGGCGGCGTCAACGACGGGTGTGGACAGCGCCTCGCTCGAGTCCGGAACCGCTGCCGGCGAGGGCGCGGGTGACACGCTGCGCGTCGTGCTGCTTGTTGATGCGCCGCGTGCGGAAAGCGTGGAGCTGATGGGCGATGCCACGGCCTGGACCGTGACGCAGCTCAAGCGGCATCCCAGCGGACGCTGGCGCGCCGAGCTCAAGCTCGCGCCGGGAACCCACCGCCTCATGGTGCGCGCGGACGGAGGCCAATGGATGGCGCCGCCGGGCCTGCCCATCTCGAACGATGACTACGGCGCACCCGTAGGCATTGTCCTCGTCAAATCCTCTCGCTCCCTTGAGAGGTGA
- a CDS encoding isoamylase early set domain-containing protein: MADQPLPFPGPDDQSGVDAELETRLTQRLRASYAALPASTPHMAADCARAVLAEAGRKHGGGGGKPGTRRLPRPQWWWGAAAAAVLVVSVVRPWRPEASQRQADSAFVAGSAHTLEGSTRAVGDGTVRFELRLPATAREVSLVGDFNGWDEQATPMVQQAADGTWSARVPLEPGRHTYAFVVDGQQWLVDPLAPQVPDAGFGPTNAVIVDEAAR, encoded by the coding sequence ATGGCTGACCAGCCTTTGCCCTTCCCGGGTCCCGATGATCAGAGCGGCGTCGACGCCGAATTGGAGACGCGCCTCACGCAGCGGCTCAGGGCGTCGTATGCGGCGCTGCCGGCCTCTACGCCACACATGGCGGCAGACTGTGCCCGGGCCGTACTGGCCGAGGCAGGCCGGAAGCATGGCGGTGGTGGCGGCAAACCGGGAACTCGGCGTCTGCCCCGTCCGCAGTGGTGGTGGGGCGCCGCGGCAGCGGCCGTGTTGGTCGTGAGTGTGGTGCGCCCCTGGCGGCCCGAGGCCAGTCAGCGCCAGGCCGACAGCGCGTTTGTTGCCGGCTCGGCGCACACGCTTGAGGGCAGCACGCGTGCGGTGGGCGACGGAACGGTGCGTTTTGAGCTGCGCCTGCCCGCAACGGCGCGTGAAGTCTCGCTGGTGGGCGACTTCAATGGCTGGGACGAGCAGGCCACGCCCATGGTGCAGCAGGCGGCCGATGGCACCTGGTCGGCCCGGGTGCCGCTTGAGCCGGGTCGGCACACCTATGCCTTTGTCGTCGACGGTCAGCAGTGGCTGGTCGATCCGCTGGCGCCACAGGTGCCGGATGCCGGGTTTGGCCCCACCAACGCCGTGATCGTCGACGAGGCTGCGCGTTGA